DNA sequence from the Nesterenkonia lutea genome:
CATCCGGCGCGGATCTGATCGTCAACAATGACATCCTGGTCCTCGCCTCACCGGAGATCGGAGGGCTTCCCGCTCCGATCGTCGGCCTGATGGCCGCCGGCGGCATGGCGGCAGCCATGTCCACCGCTGCAGGCCTGCTGCTCGTGATCTCCTCGGCCGCTTCCCATGACCTGTACTTCCGGGTCATCAAGAAGACCGGTGCTTCAGAGAAGGAGCAGATGCTGGTCGGACGCATCGCCATGGCGGTCGCGATCCTCGTGGCGATCTGGGCCGGCATCAACCCGCCGGCCTTCGTGGCTCAGGTGGTCGCATTCGCCTTCGGACTCGCGGCCTCGACGTTCTTCCCGATCCTGATCCTCGGGATCTTCTGGAAGAAGGCGAACGGGCCGGGTGCCACCGCAGGCATGCTCTCCGGTCTGGCGTTCACCGCGACGTACATGATCTACACGCTGGAGGTCTTCGGAACCGGCGCCAACGATCACATCCTGAACGTCTCCCCGGAGGGAATCGGCGCGATCGGTGCTGCGGTGAACTTCACCGTGACCATCATCGTCTCGAAGCTGACGAAGCCGCCGAGCCCACTGGTCCAGGAGATGGTCGAAGAGATCCGGTATCCGCAGACCCGAACGGCTGCTGTGCGGTCCTGAATCGAGACCGCACGGGTCAGAGAGGACCCCGGCGGGAGATGAACCACGAAGCGGCCCCCGCACCAGACCTGGTGCGGGGGCCGCTTCGTGGTTCATGTTCGTGGTTCATGCTGTGTCGCTGTGCCGCCTGCTCGCTGGGTGTCAGCCTTCTTCGGTCAGCGAGGATTCGGCATCTCGCCACGAGTGTCTGGGCTCATAGCCCAGCTCGCGGCGGGCCTTCTCGATGGAGAGCAGCGTGTCATTGACACCCAGGTCCGCAACGAGCGGAACGTCGGGATAGACCTCCGCGACCAGTTCAGCATTGGGACGGGACATCACGGTGTCGGCCGCAGCGATGATGTAGCGCTCGAATCCCGGACCCGCCACAGCAAGAGCACGTTCGATGGCCTGTGCCCCGTCGCGGGCGTCGATGTACCCCCAGAGGTTCCACCTGCGCTGCATCGCGTCCGCGTCGAAGTCGGGGAATGCCGCATAGTCCTCGGGGTTCATGACATTGGAGAACCGCAGGGCGGTGATGGAGAGCTCCGGGTTCCAGCGCACGAGCTCGACGGCCATCGTCTCCTCGAGGTGCTTGCCCAGGGAGTAGGTGGATTCTGGACGCGCCGGATACTCCTCATCGACAGGGATGTACGGCGGAGGGGTGTCGAAGGGCAGCCCGAGCACGGTCTCGCTGGAGGCTGCGACGATGCGTCTGATCCCGAGCCGTGACGCGGCCCAGAACACGTTGAAGCTGGCGGTGATGTTGTTGTGGAACGTCGCGGCGTCCGGCCGGATGCCCGGGGCGGGCACCGCTGCCAGGTGCACCACGGCGTCCACGCCCTCGTGCCGGTCCCCCACCGCGCCGAGGGCGTCGATGACCTGGCCATAATCGGTGAGGTCGACCTTGACGAAGCCCGGCGCACGCGCACCTTCGACGTCGAGGCCGATCACCTCGTGGCCTGCCGCGCGGAGCTCCCGCGCGACGACCGTGCCGAGCTTGCCTGTTGATCCTGTGACTGCGATTCTCATGCCGCCACGCTACTTCACATATGGGGTTCCATTCGCTGCTGGGGGGCGGACCCGACCGACGAAGCCCGCCACCGCGAGGATCGTGATCACATAGGGCAGCATCAGCAGCGCCTCGGAGGGGACCGGAGTGCCGATCGCGGCGAGCACGTTGCCCAGCGAGGTGGAGAAGCCGAACAGCAGAGCCGCCAGGACCGCTCCGATCGGGTGCCAGCGACCGAGGATCATCGCGGCCAGGGCGATGAATCCTGCGCCGGCGGACATCTCCTTGCCGAAGGCCAGCCCCTGACCGATGGTGAAGAAGGAGCCGCCCAGCCCGGCGATGGCCCCCGCCAGGATGACGTTGTACACGCGCATCCGGTTGACCTTGATGCCCACCGTGTCCGCCGCCCTGGGGTGCTCCCCCACGGCCCGAGTCCGCAGACCCCAGCGGGAGCGGAACAGGAAGACGTTCAGCACCGCGACCAGGACGTACATCAGGTAGACCAGGATCGTCTGGTCGAAGAGCACCGGACCGATGACCGGGATCTGGGAGAGCACCGGGATCGGCAGGTCAGGCAGCTGCTGGCGGGCGTTCCAGAGCTCGGCGTTCTGCGTCAGCGTGGTGGAGAAGAGGAAGCCGGTCAGACCGATGACCAGCACGTTGAGCACCACGCCGACGATGATCTGGTTGACCTGATACTTCACCGAGAAGAACACCAGCACCGCGCCGACCAGGGCCCCCGCCAGCGGCGAGAAGAGCAGACCCAGATACGCGCTGGTGAAGACGGAGGCGGCGACAGCCGCCAGGAAGGCCCCGGCCAGCAGCTGCGCCTCGATGGCGATGTTGATGACCCCGGAGCGTTCGCCCACGAGTCCGCACATGGCGCCGAAGATCAGCGGCACCGAGAGCGCCAGGGCCCCGGTGAGCATGGTGACCAGCGGGATGACCGCCCCACGGTCAGCGCCGGCCCAGACCAGGAACGCCACGACGAAGAGCACCCCGAAGAGCAGCGGGAGCCAGAGCCTCGCCTGCGCCCTGTTCGAGGCCCGCCAGAACGCGTAGACGGTCAGCGCGAGGAGTGTCGCTGCCAGCACCCACCCGGCAGGCCGGGAGGGAAGCTCGATGACCGGAATCTCGAAGAAGTCCCCTGCGGAGGCCAGACGGAAGTGCGTCCGCCCTCCTGCAGGGCTTCCCAGCGCGAAGAGCAGCCCGAGCACAGCCAGGATCGCGTAGGTGATGGGGTATTTCCAGGAGACGGGCCGGACGCTGGCGGCGGCTCGCTCGGCCGGCTGCGCCTGAACAGCGGCGGGACTCACGGTCTGGTCGCTCACTTGCCAACCTCCTGTGACGTGGTGCTGGACGGTTGGTGAGCGGGACTCGGCCTGCTGTGATCCTGGTCCTCCGCCGCATCGGTGCCGACGGACCCGGAGGAACCGGAGGAACCGCCGCTGCGGCGTCGACTCTTCTTGAACCGTGGACGGCCGTCGGCATGCGGAAGGAAGAAGATGGCGCGCACCAGCGGAGGCGCCGCGATCATCAGCACGATCACCGCCTGGAGCACCAGCACGATGTCGATGGGGGTGCCGGTCTGTGCCTGCATGAGCACGCCGCCGGCACGGAGACCGCCGAGCAGAAGCCCAGCGAGGAAGGTGCCCAGCGGCTTCGAGCGCCCGAGCAGGGCCACGGTGATCGCGTCGAAGCCCAGGGTGCCTGCGATGCCTCCGGCGATCCGGTACTCGGTGCCCAGCACGTGGGCGGCGCCGCCCAGGCCCGCGAGACCGCCGGCCACGATCAGCACCAGGGCGGTGGCCTTGGACACGTTGATCCCCGCCGTGCGGGCAGCCTCAGGGTTCTCACCGATGGCGCGGAACTCGAAGCCGAGAGCAGAGCGTTCCAGCAGCCACCAGACGAAGAGCGTGGCGAGGATTGCGATGAGGAACCCGGCATGGATCCGGAAGCCCGGTCCCAGCAGCGAGAAGAGCTGGGCGGAATCGTCGACCGAGCTTGAGAGCGGCTGGTTGGAGCCGGTCTGCTTGTACCACTGCTGCTTCAGCAGCCATGCCAACAGGTAGATCGCAATATTGTTGAGCATGATCGTCACGATCACCTCATTGGCTCCGGTGCGCGCCTTGAGCACACCGGCGATGCCGCCCCAGATGGCGCCGCCGAGGATGCCGCCGGCGAGCGCCAGCAGCACATGCAGCCCGGCCGGGAGGGAGAGCGCATAGCCCAGGAAGCCCGCCGAGGTGGCGCCCAGGATGATCTGACCCTGGCCGCCGATGTTCAGCATCCCGGAGCGGAAGCCGATGGCGATGCCCAGACCTGCCAGGATCAGCGGCACCGAGTAGACCATGGTCTCGGTCAGCGGGCGGATGGATCGCGCGGCCGAGGGTGCCTGCCAGTCGAAGACGGCGCCGCGGAAGAGCGAGGAGTAGGCCTCGCGCAGAACCTGGAAGGAGGTCTCCAGGAAGTCGGTGGGCTGGGCGAAGAAGTAGCTCAGGCTGCCCTGGACCTCCTGATTGGCGCCGAGGATCAGCACTGCTCCGACCACCAGTGCGACGACGACGGCCAAGACCGTGACCACCCAGGAGGTCTGGCCCAGTTCACGCAGGGCGCGGGAGAGCCTGCCTTCCGCCTCGGCCCATGCTCCCTGATGGTTCGGGGCAGGGGCAGGGGACGTCCCGGACTGGGACCCTGAATCGGTCACGTGCTCTCCTCTGCTTCGGCCGAGTGATCGGTCCCGGACAGCGCTGTGTGATGGGTGGCGGCCTGCTCCTCGGCCTCCTCCACGGGCACACCGGCCATCATCAGCCCCAGCACATCACGGCTGGTGCCGGCCGGGACGATGCCCACGATCCGACCGCGGTACATGACTGCGATGCGGTCGGCGAGGTTCAAAGCCTCGTCCAGCTCGGTGGAGACGATCAGACACGGGGTGCCCTTGTCCCGCTCCTCGATGACGGTGCGGTGGACGAACTCGATGGAGCCGACGTCGAGCCCACGGGTGGGCTGGCTCGCCACGAACAGCCGCAGGTCCCGGCTCATCTCTCGGGCCAGCACGACCTTCTGCTGGTTGCCGCCGGAGAGCGTGGAGATCGGGTCATCCACGCTGCCCATGCGGACGTCGAAGCGCTCAGCCTGGGCCTGCGCAGCCTCGCGCATCACCGGCAGGCGCAGTGCGATGTTCCCCGGGCCCCCGGAGTAGGGCGCCCGATCGTACATGTCCAGCACATAGTTCTCCGTGACGGTGAAGGCCCCGATGACACCGTCGGTGCTGCGGTCCTCCGGCACGAAGCCCAGTCCTGCGGCCAGCCGCTGTTTGACGCTGAGCGGAGCAAGGTCCTGGTCATCGAGGAGGATCCGACCCGCCACAGGCTCGCGGATCCCCAGGATGGTCTGGGCGAGCTCGCTCTGACCGTTGCCGTCCACCCCGGCGATGACGAGGATCTCTCCCCGGCGCACCTCGAGATCGACATCATCGACGACGACCTTGTCCATCGAACTGAGCACGGTCAGTCCCTCCACCGCGAAGCTCACCTCCCCGGGGGATGCCGGCTCCTTGGCGGTGGTGAGGTTGACCTCACGCCCGACCATGAGCCCGGCCAGCTCCGTCTCCGTGGACTCGGGGGTGGTCTCTCCGACGACGGCGCCGCGCCGGATCACGGTGATCCGGTCGGCCACCGCGCGGACTTCGCGCAGCTTGTGCGTGATGAAGACGATGGAGGTCCCGGAGTCCCGGAGCTGACCCATGATGGTGATCAGTTCGTCGGTCTCCTGCGGGGTCAGCACGGCGGTGGGCTCATCGAGGATCAGCACCTTCGCGTCGCGGGAGAGCGCCTTGATGATCTCCACCCGCTGCTGGGCGCCGACGGGCAGATCCTCGATGCGCGCATCGGGGTCCACGTCGAATCCGAAGCGCGCGGAGATCTCCAGCACCTTCTCGCGCGCCTGACCCATGTCCATGATGCCTGCGGCGCGGGTGGGCTCGTAGCCCAGCGCCACTGACTCGGTGACGGTGAACACCGGGATCAGCATGAAGTGCTGGTGCACCATGCCGATCCCGGCGGCCACCGCGTCCCCGGGCCCGTTGAAGCTGACCGGCTCGTCGTCCAGCAGAATCTCACCATCGTCCGGGGCGTAGAGCCCGTAGATGGTGTTCATCAGGGTGGACTTGCCGGCCCCGTTCTCACCGAGCAGAGCGTGGATCTCGCCCGGTTCGACGGTGAGCGATATCCGGTCATTCGCGGTGAAGGAGCCGAACCGCTTGGTGACCCCTCTCAGCTCAAGCTTCATCTCTGCGGTGTCACCAATCAGCTCAGCGTGGGTCAGGAAGGAGCGTTCTCGGACTCGATGACGGTCTCGCCATCGATGATCTCCTGGCGGAGCTGCTCGATGGCATCCTGCACCTCAGAGGGGACCTCGTCCTCGAAGTCGTGGAAGGGAGCCAGGCCGACGCCGTCGTTCTCCAGGGTGCCCACATACGGCTCACTGGTGAACTCGCCCGCTGCGCCCTCTTCGATCGTGGTGTAGACGGCGGTGCCGATCTCCTTCATCACCGAGGTGAGCATGATGTCTGGGAAGTCGGTGGACTCATAACCGTCGGAGTCGACCCAGATCATCTTTGCCTCGGCGTTCTCCAGCACGGGGCCTGCGCCGACACCGGCGTTGCCGGCCACCGGCATGATGATGTCGGCGTCCTGGCTCAGCAGCTGCTCGGTGACTTCGCCGCCCTGAGTCTGGTCGCTGAAGTCGCCGGAGAAGGTGCCGGACTGCTCTTCCTTGTCCCAGCCCACCAGCTCGACCTCGGCGTCGTTGTCCTCGTTGTACCGATCCACGCCGTCGGCATAGCCGTCCATGAACACGGTCACCGAGGGGATCTGGACTCCGCCCCAGGTGCCGACCACGCCGGTCTCGCTCATCGAGGCGGCGACGTAGCCCGCCAGGTAGGCGGCCTCACCGGTGTTGAACACCAGCGGCTTGCCGTTGGTGAGCTCCCCCTCGAGCTCCTCCTCGTTGAAGTAGGAGTCGATCAGCGCGAAGTTGGTCTCTTCATTGGCCTCCGCGGCGAGGCGCAGCCCCTCCTCCAGCAGGAAGCCGACTCCGAAGACGACGTCGCAGCCCTGCTGGACCATGGTGTCCACATTGGGGGCGTACTCGGATTCCGCAGTGGACTGCGCCTCAGCGTGCTCGATGCCCAGATCCTCGATGGCCATCTCCAGGCCCTCATAGGCCGACTGGTTGAAGGAGCGGTCGTCCCAGCCGCCCTCATCGGAGACGACACAGGCCTTGTAGTCGACTTCTTCGGAGGCGGCGGCGTCGCCGTTCTCCGACTCTTCCTCGGGCGCCTCGCCGCAGGAGGAGAGGACGAGTGCTGCGGCTGCGGTCACGGCGAACGCGCCGCTGGTCTTGAAGGACCTCTTCATGGGGATGCTCCTCATGGTGCAAGAACGGCACCCCGAGGGTGCCGTGAAACGAGTGATGCAGGCAATGGTACGACACATTTCCACACGAAACATTGCACAGATGTTTCATCCGATGTTCACCGGCGCAATGCCCGCCGTCATCCCTCAGTCAAGGTGCTTGGAGGTGGTGTCCGGTGCGAGCTTGAGCATCAGCAGGACCGCGAGCACGACGCCGACCAGACAGATTCCGAAGGCCCCGGAGAGCCCGAAGGTCGGCTCCATCCACGCGATGAAGACGAGCGGGCCCAGACCGGCGCCGATCCTGGAGATGGTCGAGGCCCAGCCGAATCCTGAACCGCGCAGCTCGGTGGGATAGAGCTCGGAGACGTAGGTGTAGAGCACCGGGATGCTGATCTGGATCACCATTCCGAAGCCGAGCAGAAGCAGCAGCACGGCCGTGGGCAGATGCATCGTCAGTCCGAGCACCACCAGCATCGCGGTGGCCACCGGGGCGGAGACGGCGAGCAGCACCCGGCGCCCGGTGATCTCGACCAGGACGGTGGAGATCACCACGCCCACCAGTCCGACGGCGGCCATGCCGGCCGTGCGGATGAAGGCCTGGTCCTGCTCGTAGCCAGCCTCGATCAGCAGCGTGGGCATCCACTGGATGGCGATGTAGTAGACGGTCATGATGGCGAGGAAGAGCACCCAGGAGACGGTGGTGACCCTCCAGCTGTGCGCCCAGACCAGCTTGAGCTGCTCTCCCACCGCGGCGAAGGTCAGCTTCGCCGGAGCCTGAGTGGCTTCAAGCGTGTACTGGCGCACTGGCGCACCGGTGCGGGCGACCAGCCCGTCGATGACCCTGCGGGCCTCGGCCATCTGTCCCTGGCGCATCAGATACATCGGTGACTCGGGGACGAAGAGCCGCACCGCAAAGACCAGCAGCGCGGGCAGGATCATCGCCAGCAGGGGGAGCCGCCAGTCTCCCCAGGTGCCCACCAGCCATGCCGAGACGAAGCCTGCGAGCGCCGCACCGATGGGCCACCAGCCGTCCATGGCCGTCAGCACACGTCCGCGCTGCCTGGCCGGGGTGAACTCTCCGACCAGGGCGTAGTCCACCGGGATGCAGCCGCCGAGCCCGACCCCGGCGAGGAAGCGGAAGAGCACGAACCATTCAAGGCTCCCGGTCATCGCCCCGGCCACGGTGAACAGCGAGAAGATCAGCAGGGTCCAGGCGAAGGCCTTCCTGCGGCCGATCCGGTCTGCGATCGTGCCCCAGAGCACTGCGCCGACGGCCATGCCGATGAGGTTCGCGGTGCCGATCCACGCCGCGTCCGAGGCGGTCAGGTTCCACTCTTCGGAGAGCAGCGGGATCAGGATGCCGTTGAGCGAGACGTCCCAGGCGTCGAACATGAATCCGAGCCCGCCGACGACGAAGATCCGACCCTGCGTGTTCCATCGCCAGGGGAGGTTCTGCAGGACTGATTCACCGGTGGGCAGCGCCGCAGCGGGCGTGGAGGTGTTCTGATGCACGAGGAGAGTGTAAGCCACTCACCCCCGCCGCCTACTCCCAGATGACCTCGGGCTCATCGGCGGTCATGTCGACCAGCGGTGTGCCCAGCGTGCCCGGATCCCCGAAGTAGAGCTCGTAGAGGCTGGTCACGCCGCCCTCCTCCGCCTCGTATTCGACGTTGACCTGACCGGTGAAGTACTCGGCCTTGACCAGCGTGGGCGTGGTGTAGCTCGGACTGGGAGTCAGCCGCTGCAGCGCCTGGTCAGTCTCGGCCGGAAGCGATCGGGAGATGCTCCCCTCCACGACTGCGGCACCGGAGACGTCCGCCGGCATGTCCAGTCCGCAGCCCGCCTCCATCTCCTTGGAGGCGATGCAGTCCTCCACGTCGGCGATGATCAGCTCGCGCCAGGTCTCAGTGGCCGCTTCGGTGAGGGCCACCTCCAGGGTCGTGGCCGTGGTGTAGGTCTCGGTCACTTCGACCACTCCGTCACCGTCGAAGCTGAAGTTCTCCTCCTCGAGATCAAGCTGGTACATCAGACCGAGGAACACCGTGGCCTCGCCACCCTCCACGGCTTCACCGTTGACCGTGACAGCCAGGTCTCCGAGATCCGGCTGCATGAGCTCTGCCTCAGCATCGACCTCCCAGGCATCAGTGTCCGGGTTCTGGTAGGTGTAGACCCGTTTGGTCACGCCGACCTCGCCGAGGGTGTAGCTGACCTGGACCTCCTGGGAGTACGCGGCCTCTTCAGCCGCGGCATCCTCAGTGACCTCGACGTCAGTGATCGGAGCCAGCTCCAGTGAAGCCGCAAGCACCTCCTCCGTCATCAGGCTGTCGTCACTGACCTCATAGAGCAGTGACCGCGCGGCCTCCGCCTCGCCGTCTGCCAGCGCGGTGAAGTAGGACTCCACCGCGGCGGCGGGGCTCTCGGCATCCACGGCAGGCGCCTCGGCCGCCGCAGAGTCCTGAGGCTGGGTGGTGTCATCATCGGCCGCAGCCTCACCCCCGCGCACCAGCAGGAGGATGAGAGCGATCACAGCGACCACGACGAGGACGCCGACGGCTATCAGCGTCCAGAACAGCCCCTTGCCGTGCCCGCTGCCTCCTCCGCTGGGCCCGCCCGGGCCCTGGGGATACATCGGATCGCCGGGCCCGTCGGGATAGCTCGGTCCCCCGGGAGTGTTCGCAGGACCCTGGTATCCGTACCCGGACTGGCCCTGCGATCCGTACCCGGACTGGCCCTGGTATCCGTACCCGGACTGGCCCTGCGGCCCGTAGGTCGGCTGGTGATCTGACATGTAGCGCCCCGTTCGCTGCCAGCCTGCACTGGCTCCTGACCTGCTGTGTCCGCCGAAACCGCATGGCTCGGTCGTGGAGGCGCGACATCTGCCCGACCCGCGCCTCTGAGAACAAACAGTACTGCCAAAATCGCCTCGATCGGCTTATCGGCGGGGATCCGTCTCAGTCGAGAGTGCCGGCGCGGGAGCCGCGCGCCGCGCCCTCGAGCTCCTCGGCGGTGCGCAGCAGCTGATTGGCACGTTCGGTGAGCCTTCGGGCGGCTTCTGGACTGTGCCGTTCGGAGCCTCCGGCCCAGAGCGCCTGACCTCGTGCCACGACGCGGCAGAACGCGCCCGCACGATCGAAGGCGGAGTCGATGTCCCCGCGGTACATGCCCGCCAGGACGAGATCAGCCAGTCGGTCCATCTCCTGCGCGGTGGGCGGCTCCGCGATGCCGGCGATGGCATGCGGAGCGGAATCCGTCTTGCCCAGGCTGTAGTACTCGCTCATCCGCTGAGGGTCCTTGTTCACCGCGGCACGGATCGCGTAGATCCGCCAGAGACCGCCGGCGAGCGAGTGCGCGGGGGAATCGGACCACAGCTCCGCGATGGCCTCGATGCCCTCGGTCTCCGCCAGCCGGATGAACCGCTCGGTGACCTCCGGGTCATCGGAGTCCCGCCCGTGGAAGACGAGCGCGTGGGCGGTGTCGTGAGCCGCCTGGGCGATGATCGCCGGATCAGCCCCGCCTTCCCGCTGGTCGAAAGCTGCTGGGTCGATGTACCTGGGCCTGCGGTGGCGAGGCTGGCTGCTCATCGCGTCCTCCTAGAAGAGATTCGCTTCGGTCCTTCATCGGCTGCACTGCCGTGCTCGCACGGTGTGCGTCATTATGCCGCAGGCCGCGGCGGCGATACCATAGGGCACGTCTTCAGGGGCTTCACAGGGGCCTTTAGCTCAGTTGGTAGAGCATCGGACTTTTAATCCGCTGGTCGCGGGTTCGAGTCCCGCAGGGCCCACCGCGCTCCGCCGAGGAAGACAGTGATGCCCAGGTCAGCGCCGTGCGCGGACCTGGGCATCACTCGTCCACAGGACTTTTCTGCAGCCGGGGCACCGGCCCGGGCTGCCCGGTTGACCTCGCCCCTGCCGAAGGAGCACACTGGAGATGTGCCGGGCTGTGGTAACCCCCGGGCTCCATTCTCGAGCCGCTTCGAGCGGCCACGCGCCGTGAGGCGTTCCCAGCCCGGCACACCCCCACTCAGCGTCACCCGTTCGCCAGGCATCGTCAGAGCGTCCGCGGGACAGGCAGCCGGGCAAGGTGTCCGAGGGCGTCGCCCGGATGGCGCAGGGATGTTCATCTCTGCGCTATACACTCGGGCCCGACACGTCGACAATCGTTCATCCTGGGGACATTCATCGCATGATCGTACGCAGAGGCCAGCGCCAGCCTGTGGCCACCGACCTTCTGGCCGGCATCGCCCGGGAAGTGCGCTCCGGAGTCCACCTGATCTCCCAGCTGCTGGGCAGCACCCACGAGAACCGAGCGGAACTGCGTGAACAGCTGATCGATCTCGAGGGCCGCGCGATGGACCTCCATTTCAACCTGATGACACACATCCGCAGCGTCTTCCTCACCCCGCTGCCGCGGCAGGACATCTACGCCCTCTCGCAGCAGCTGAACCGCACGATGGAGCATGTGGTGGCCGCCGGTGATCTCATCCTGGCTCGGCCGAATCTGAGTCTGCCGGCGCAGAGCGCCGACCAGCTGGAGACCCTGAGCCGGCAGCTGGACCTCACCGTCGCGGCCATGTCCCGACTCGAAGACTTCGACCTGCTCGAGGAATACTGGATCCAGATGCAGCGCCTGACCAAACAGGCGAATCGGACCCACCGGGTCTGGATGACCTCCAGTGACAATGCCTTCCAGCCGAACATCGCACTGCAGCAGTCGCAGATCGCCGACGCTCTGCTTGCCGCCGTCCACGATCAGCGGACTGTGGCGGTCACTGCCGGTTCGATCATCGTCCGCGAGTCCTGAGGCCGCCGGGTGGAGCCGATTCTGCTCGGGCTCATCTGCCTGCTGCTCGTCCCCAACGCCTTCCTCGCCGGGCTCCACGACGTGCCCAACGCGATCGCGATCCCGGTGCGCACGCGTGCGCTCACCGCGCAGGCCGCTTCTCGGCTCGCGGCCATCTTCAACACCTTGGGGGTGCTGCTCGCGCTGCCGCTGGGCATGTATCTCTACACCTGGTTCGACTTCCCACAGATGAGGTCGAGCGTGCTGCTCGCCGTCGTCCTCTCGGCCCTGATCTCTCTGCTCGGCTGGAACCTCTTCACGTATCTGCGCGGGATGCCCACCTCCACCACCCATGCGCTGCTGGCCGCATTTCTGGGCGGAACGGTGGCCGCCTCCACAGTGGCCGACCTCGACTTCGCAGAGGTCCTCGCCATGCCGTGGGCCGGTGCGGTGCTGACGCTTCTGCTCTCGCCGCTGGTCGCGTTCGGATTCGCGTATCTCCTGGTCTTCGCCGCCGTGCGCGTCGCCCGCGGAGAGGACCCGGACGCGGTGAACACCACCTCCCGGATGGCGCAGTCGGTCAGCGTCGGGGTCACCTCGCTGGGAACCGGACTTCAGCAGGGCCAGCGGTTCTCCTTCGTCCTGCTCACCGCACTGATCGCCGCCCAGGTCGAGGACGCCCAGTCCTGGCTCCCCGCCGCATATTGCACGTTCGCCGTGCTGATCGGCGCCGGATGCCTGACCGGGGGCTGGCGGATCGGGCACACGCTGGGGCACCGGCTGGTGGACATCGACCCGCTGCGCGGCATGGTCGCGACGACGACGACCTCGGCGCTGCTCTTCGTCGGCTCACTGAGCTTCGCCCTGCCGCTCTCCACCTCGCTGACCGCGGCGTCCACGATCATCGGTGCAGGGTCGAATCAGCGCTTCGCCACAGTGCACTGGCGCCAGTTCCGCCGGATCTGTCTCTACTGGGTGCTGACCCCGCTGGCCGCGGGTGCAGCGACGGCGATCTTCACCCTGGCCATCAGCCCGCTGCTGGGCTGACGGCCGCCGAGCCCGCCGGGGCCCGCCCTCCGCTCACCCGAAGCGGCCGGAGACGTAATCCTCGGTGGACTTCTCGTTCGGAGTGTTGAAGATCGCGGAGGTGTCGTTGTATTCGATCAGCTTGCCGGGTTTTCCGGTGCCTGCGATGTTGAAGAACGCGGTCTTCTGCGAGACGCGGGCAGCCTGCTGCATGTTGTGGGTCACGATGATCACCGTGTAATCCTGCTGGAGCTCACCGATGAGGTCCTCGATGGCCAGTGTGGAGATGGGGTCCAATGCGGAGCAGGGCTCATCCATGAGGATCACGTCAGGCTTGACCGCGATCGTCCGGGCGATGCAGAGACGCTGCTGCTGGCCGCCGGAGAGACCAGAACCGGGCTTGTCGAGGCGGTCCTTGACCTCCGCCCACAGGTTGGCGCTGCTCAGCGCCGACTCCACGATGTCATCCGATTCGGACTTCGACAGGCGCGCGCCGTTGAGCTTATAGCCGGCCAGCACATTCTCGCGCAGACTCATGGTGGGGAACGGGTTCGGGCGCTGGAAGACCATGCCCACCTGGGTGCGCACCGTCACCGGGTCCACGCCCGGGTCATAGATGTTCTCACC
Encoded proteins:
- a CDS encoding NAD-dependent epimerase/dehydratase family protein, which encodes MRIAVTGSTGKLGTVVARELRAAGHEVIGLDVEGARAPGFVKVDLTDYGQVIDALGAVGDRHEGVDAVVHLAAVPAPGIRPDAATFHNNITASFNVFWAASRLGIRRIVAASSETVLGLPFDTPPPYIPVDEEYPARPESTYSLGKHLEETMAVELVRWNPELSITALRFSNVMNPEDYAAFPDFDADAMQRRWNLWGYIDARDGAQAIERALAVAGPGFERYIIAAADTVMSRPNAELVAEVYPDVPLVADLGVNDTLLSIEKARRELGYEPRHSWRDAESSLTEEG
- a CDS encoding ABC transporter permease encodes the protein MSDQTVSPAAVQAQPAERAAASVRPVSWKYPITYAILAVLGLLFALGSPAGGRTHFRLASAGDFFEIPVIELPSRPAGWVLAATLLALTVYAFWRASNRAQARLWLPLLFGVLFVVAFLVWAGADRGAVIPLVTMLTGALALSVPLIFGAMCGLVGERSGVINIAIEAQLLAGAFLAAVAASVFTSAYLGLLFSPLAGALVGAVLVFFSVKYQVNQIIVGVVLNVLVIGLTGFLFSTTLTQNAELWNARQQLPDLPIPVLSQIPVIGPVLFDQTILVYLMYVLVAVLNVFLFRSRWGLRTRAVGEHPRAADTVGIKVNRMRVYNVILAGAIAGLGGSFFTIGQGLAFGKEMSAGAGFIALAAMILGRWHPIGAVLAALLFGFSTSLGNVLAAIGTPVPSEALLMLPYVITILAVAGFVGRVRPPAANGTPYVK
- a CDS encoding ABC transporter permease, with translation MTDSGSQSGTSPAPAPNHQGAWAEAEGRLSRALRELGQTSWVVTVLAVVVALVVGAVLILGANQEVQGSLSYFFAQPTDFLETSFQVLREAYSSLFRGAVFDWQAPSAARSIRPLTETMVYSVPLILAGLGIAIGFRSGMLNIGGQGQIILGATSAGFLGYALSLPAGLHVLLALAGGILGGAIWGGIAGVLKARTGANEVIVTIMLNNIAIYLLAWLLKQQWYKQTGSNQPLSSSVDDSAQLFSLLGPGFRIHAGFLIAILATLFVWWLLERSALGFEFRAIGENPEAARTAGINVSKATALVLIVAGGLAGLGGAAHVLGTEYRIAGGIAGTLGFDAITVALLGRSKPLGTFLAGLLLGGLRAGGVLMQAQTGTPIDIVLVLQAVIVLMIAAPPLVRAIFFLPHADGRPRFKKSRRRSGGSSGSSGSVGTDAAEDQDHSRPSPAHQPSSTTSQEVGK
- a CDS encoding ABC transporter ATP-binding protein; protein product: MKLELRGVTKRFGSFTANDRISLTVEPGEIHALLGENGAGKSTLMNTIYGLYAPDDGEILLDDEPVSFNGPGDAVAAGIGMVHQHFMLIPVFTVTESVALGYEPTRAAGIMDMGQAREKVLEISARFGFDVDPDARIEDLPVGAQQRVEIIKALSRDAKVLILDEPTAVLTPQETDELITIMGQLRDSGTSIVFITHKLREVRAVADRITVIRRGAVVGETTPESTETELAGLMVGREVNLTTAKEPASPGEVSFAVEGLTVLSSMDKVVVDDVDLEVRRGEILVIAGVDGNGQSELAQTILGIREPVAGRILLDDQDLAPLSVKQRLAAGLGFVPEDRSTDGVIGAFTVTENYVLDMYDRAPYSGGPGNIALRLPVMREAAQAQAERFDVRMGSVDDPISTLSGGNQQKVVLAREMSRDLRLFVASQPTRGLDVGSIEFVHRTVIEERDKGTPCLIVSTELDEALNLADRIAVMYRGRIVGIVPAGTSRDVLGLMMAGVPVEEAEEQAATHHTALSGTDHSAEAEEST
- a CDS encoding BMP family lipoprotein; this translates as MKRSFKTSGAFAVTAAAALVLSSCGEAPEEESENGDAAASEEVDYKACVVSDEGGWDDRSFNQSAYEGLEMAIEDLGIEHAEAQSTAESEYAPNVDTMVQQGCDVVFGVGFLLEEGLRLAAEANEETNFALIDSYFNEEELEGELTNGKPLVFNTGEAAYLAGYVAASMSETGVVGTWGGVQIPSVTVFMDGYADGVDRYNEDNDAEVELVGWDKEEQSGTFSGDFSDQTQGGEVTEQLLSQDADIIMPVAGNAGVGAGPVLENAEAKMIWVDSDGYESTDFPDIMLTSVMKEIGTAVYTTIEEGAAGEFTSEPYVGTLENDGVGLAPFHDFEDEVPSEVQDAIEQLRQEIIDGETVIESENAPS